A region of the Gemmatimonadaceae bacterium genome:
AAGTGCGTTGCTGGGGGTGGACCTCTTCGCCTTCGTGGGCCGGCCGGCGCGTGACGAGCTCGACCGTGCGGCGCCCGGCCTGCTCCTCGCCCTCGAGCGCGCGATCCGCACCCGGACCCGCACCTCGCGCGCCGAGGCGGTGGTGCAGGGGGAGGAACGGGAGCTGCTGCTCGGCATCACCGTCACCTTCCTGCGACGCGACGATGGTGAGGATGCCGGGAGTGCCACGGCGATCTTCAGCGACATCTCCGACCAGAAGAAGCTCGAGGACCTGCACCTGCGCGCCGGCCAGCTCGAGGCGGTGTCCGAGCTGGCGGCGAGCCTGGCGCACGAGATCAAGAATCCCCTTGCCTCGATCCGGAGCGCGGTGGAGCAGCTCGGGCGCATGCCGAGTGCGGACGAGGACACCGGCGCGCTGACGCGGCTGGTGGTGCGCGAGAGCGACCGGCTGGCACGCCTGCTCACCGAGTTCCTGGACTTCGCACGGGTCCGCGTCACGCAGGTCGAGCCGGTGGACCTCGCGGCGCTCGTGCGCGACATCGTGAACCTCGTCGCGGCCCATCCCGACCGGAGCGTGCGCACGCAGCTCGTGTTCGAGTCGGACGCCGACGAGCAGCGCATGGATGGCGACTCCGACCTGCTGCACCGGGCGATCTTCAACCTCGTGCTGAATGCGGCACAGGCCGTCGACGGCGCCGGCACCGTGCGGGTGGTGCTGCAGGCGGCGACGGTCGACACTGTGCCGGGGGGCGTGCTGCCCGACGGGGGCGCGCTGCGCCTCATGATCGAGGACGACGGTCCGGGCATGACGGACGAAGTGCGGGAGAAGATCTTCACCCCGTTCTTCACCACCAAGCCGCGCGGAAGCGGACTCGGCCTTCCGGTCGTGCACCGCGCCATCGAGGCGCACCGTGGCGTCGTGCTGGTTGATTCGTCACCCGGCAGCGGTACCCGATTCACGATCATCCTGCCCCGCACCCAGTCCGATCCCGGAGCGCCCGCGTGACCCACCGAACCTCGCCCACCGTCCTGGTCGTCGACGACGAGGCCGGCATCCTCGAGACGCTCCGCATCCTGCTCAAGAACGAGGGGTTCACCCCCATCACCGCGCTGGGTGGGAAGGCGGGCCTCGATGCCCTGGAATCGGGCAGCCCCGACATCGTGCTCAGCGACATCCGCATGCCCACCGTCTCGGGGATCGAGGTGCTGGCGGCGGTGAAGGCGAAGGATCCGCAGCTCCCGGTGGTGCTGATGACGGCCCAGGCGTCCATGCAGAGCGCCATCCAGGCCGTGAACGAAGGGGCGTTCTACTACATCCAGAAGCCGTTCCGGAACGACGAGCTGGTGGCGATCCTGCGGCGGGCGGCGGAGCACCGGCAGCTCAAGCTCGAGAACGTGACGCTGAAGCAGGAGATCCAGCGGCGCGACCGGAGCAGCGCCGGCCAGAAGCCCACCGGCAACAGCCGGAGCTGGCTCAAGGTGCTGGAGATGGTGGAGACCGTGGCCCCCACCGATTCCACGGTGCTGATCACCGG
Encoded here:
- a CDS encoding PAS domain-containing protein; this translates as MDTPHRETPHRITAQALTPITRLRAILDPRRALLWVYAIRTVLAVALIVALPQLAVGQTPTAVTLVQAAAIMAFAVTGISLIAVEMYRAPASRGFLLAQAVTDIALITALVHVTNGSESQFAALYILVIAYSALLIPRSGGLIAALLVCAFYFTDIVVTRDFILDPTAWLQMANFATVAVGTGYVSARLREVGSGSEVLAETLRRERLQASDVLDNIRSGVVTLDGRGRLRYANQAASALLGVDLFAFVGRPARDELDRAAPGLLLALERAIRTRTRTSRAEAVVQGEERELLLGITVTFLRRDDGEDAGSATAIFSDISDQKKLEDLHLRAGQLEAVSELAASLAHEIKNPLASIRSAVEQLGRMPSADEDTGALTRLVVRESDRLARLLTEFLDFARVRVTQVEPVDLAALVRDIVNLVAAHPDRSVRTQLVFESDADEQRMDGDSDLLHRAIFNLVLNAAQAVDGAGTVRVVLQAATVDTVPGGVLPDGGALRLMIEDDGPGMTDEVREKIFTPFFTTKPRGSGLGLPVVHRAIEAHRGVVLVDSSPGSGTRFTIILPRTQSDPGAPA